One part of the Gossypium raimondii isolate GPD5lz chromosome 1, ASM2569854v1, whole genome shotgun sequence genome encodes these proteins:
- the LOC105787317 gene encoding uncharacterized protein LOC105787317, with protein MAAQTIHHARSNSFPLPSRPNPLVLEIDEHLNRLRDSKATSTSSSISHKLNGLQDLYDCVDKLLRFPFSQQELAQEQNKGPVDELLDGSLRLFDLCNTAKDILLQTKESI; from the coding sequence atggcaGCCCAAACAATTCACCACGCTCGTTCTAACAGCTTCCCCTTGCCATCTAGACCAAATCCACTTGTTTTAGAAATTGATGAACATTTGAACAGATTAAGGGACTCCAAAGCAACGTCAACCTCATCATCAATAAGCCATAAGCTGAATGGCCTTCAGGATTTGTATGATTGTGTGGATAAGTTGCTGCGGTTTCCCTTTTCCCAACAAGAATTAGCTCAAGAACAAAACAAGGGACCTGTTGATGAATTGTTGGATGGATCCCTTAGGCTCTTTGACCTGTGCAACACTGCTAAGGATATTTTGTTGCAAACAAAAGAAAGTATATAG